From a single Maritimibacter sp. DP1N21-5 genomic region:
- a CDS encoding indolepyruvate ferredoxin oxidoreductase family protein produces the protein MRQEVSLHDRFDLDKSPVLLNGTQALVRLMLMQKARDRAAGLDTAGLVTGYRGSPLGSVDMWMMRAAKDLTAADVVFQPGLNEDLAATALWGSQQAELRGEGKFDGVFGLWYGKGPGVDRTGDVMRHANMAGSSRHGGVLMAMGDDHTGESSTVLHQSDWAMVDAYMPVLSPAGVQEILDLGIYGYGLSRFAGVWAGLKLMKDTVEATSVVDGRFDRMNLITPEFDMPDGGLNIRLADDRIPQEARMIDYKRFAAEAYARANRIDRRMWGKPGAKIGLVAAGKNWLDLIHALTLLGIDDREAERLGITTYKVAQTWPLDMESFHEFAEGLDLIIVVEEKRKLIEVQIKEAIFDDRRGRRVYGWHKGDSWENGRKLELFPTRYALDPTFIAQRLGEIFIEEGRDTEAIRAGLSQIDAAKKADNAEPIAARLPYFCSGCPHNTSTRLPEGSRAYAGIGCHYMVQWMDRSTVGFTHMGGEGVNWIGEAPFSTRDHVFQNLGDGTYNHSGIQAVRAAIAAGTNITFKILYNDAVAMTGGQPNEGGLDALRIAKEMLASGVRKLVLVYDPKEDLDIDAFPAEVERRTRDEVLRVEEELREIKGTTVLLYVQTCAAEKRRRRKRGLYPDPDRRVLINTDVCEGCGDCGVQSNCVSIVPVETELGRKRAIDQSSCNKDFSCLKGFCPSFVTVEGGTPRKKVAAEFDLPDMPAPQLPAIQGTFNTVITGVGGTGVVTLGAIMAQAAHIDGKGAGMMEMAGLAQKGGAVLVHLRIAEDPADISAIRVAVGECDALIGGELVVSATPSTLGLTTTGRTGAVVDSHETITGDFTRNTEFRIPGDRLALSLEARLRERLTLFDATELAEALMGDSIFSNMMVLGAAWQNGLVPISREALHRAIELNGQAPARNIRAFEVGRWVAADPDAAHRVAGSKVVDKPLTLKERIAFRERHLTAYQNGKLAKRYRAMIDAMPQELREAVALGYHKLLAYKDEYEVARLMADTRAKAEAAFEGDLKLSVHLAPPVMSGEGPDGRPAKRQFGEGIQKLMSNVLPRLKVLRGTAFDPFGRSEDRRMERALIAEYEADMATLRDGWATGNHTAAEALARLPLDIRGFGPVKAANAAKAAKRREELLAAFKAGDAPLSRAAE, from the coding sequence ATGCGGCAGGAGGTTTCCCTTCACGACCGGTTCGATCTCGACAAGAGCCCGGTGCTCTTGAACGGCACGCAGGCGCTGGTGCGCCTGATGCTCATGCAAAAAGCGCGCGATCGGGCGGCCGGGCTCGATACGGCGGGGCTGGTCACAGGCTACCGTGGCTCGCCGCTCGGTTCGGTCGACATGTGGATGATGCGTGCGGCCAAGGATCTCACGGCGGCGGACGTGGTGTTCCAGCCGGGGCTGAACGAGGATCTGGCGGCCACGGCGCTCTGGGGGTCGCAACAGGCCGAATTGCGCGGTGAGGGCAAGTTCGACGGGGTTTTCGGCCTCTGGTATGGCAAGGGGCCGGGCGTGGACCGGACGGGCGACGTGATGCGGCACGCCAACATGGCTGGATCGTCGCGCCACGGCGGCGTCCTGATGGCCATGGGCGATGACCATACCGGCGAAAGCTCGACCGTGTTGCATCAGTCCGACTGGGCGATGGTCGATGCCTATATGCCGGTCCTGTCGCCCGCAGGGGTGCAGGAAATTCTCGATCTCGGGATTTATGGCTACGGCCTGTCGCGCTTCGCCGGTGTCTGGGCGGGGCTCAAGCTCATGAAGGACACGGTCGAGGCGACCTCCGTGGTGGACGGGCGGTTCGACCGCATGAACCTGATCACGCCGGAGTTCGACATGCCCGACGGTGGGCTCAATATCCGGCTGGCGGACGACCGCATCCCGCAGGAAGCGCGGATGATCGACTACAAGCGTTTCGCTGCCGAGGCCTATGCGCGCGCGAACCGGATCGACCGGCGGATGTGGGGAAAGCCGGGGGCTAAGATCGGGCTTGTCGCGGCCGGCAAGAACTGGCTCGACCTGATCCACGCGCTGACGCTTCTGGGCATCGACGATCGCGAGGCCGAGCGGCTGGGGATCACGACCTACAAGGTGGCGCAGACATGGCCACTGGACATGGAGAGCTTCCACGAATTCGCGGAAGGCCTCGATCTGATCATCGTGGTCGAAGAGAAGCGCAAGCTGATCGAAGTCCAGATCAAGGAAGCCATCTTCGACGACCGCCGCGGTCGGCGCGTCTATGGCTGGCACAAGGGCGATTCCTGGGAAAACGGCCGTAAGCTCGAGCTCTTCCCGACCCGCTATGCCCTGGACCCGACCTTCATCGCGCAACGGCTGGGCGAGATCTTCATCGAGGAAGGCCGCGACACCGAGGCGATCCGCGCGGGGCTGTCCCAGATCGACGCCGCGAAAAAGGCCGACAATGCCGAACCCATCGCGGCACGGCTGCCCTATTTTTGCTCCGGTTGCCCGCACAATACCTCGACCCGACTGCCGGAAGGCAGCCGGGCCTATGCCGGCATCGGCTGTCACTACATGGTGCAGTGGATGGACCGCTCGACCGTGGGTTTCACCCACATGGGCGGCGAAGGCGTGAACTGGATCGGAGAGGCACCCTTTTCGACCCGCGATCACGTGTTCCAGAACCTGGGCGACGGCACCTATAACCACTCCGGCATTCAGGCGGTGCGCGCGGCGATTGCCGCCGGCACGAACATCACCTTCAAGATCCTTTACAACGACGCCGTGGCGATGACCGGCGGGCAACCGAACGAAGGCGGGCTCGACGCACTGCGCATCGCAAAGGAGATGCTCGCCTCCGGGGTGCGGAAACTGGTCCTCGTCTACGATCCGAAGGAAGACCTGGATATCGACGCCTTCCCGGCCGAGGTCGAACGGCGCACCCGCGACGAGGTCCTGAGGGTCGAGGAAGAACTGCGCGAGATCAAGGGCACGACGGTGCTTCTCTATGTCCAGACCTGTGCCGCCGAGAAACGCCGCCGCCGCAAGCGGGGCCTCTATCCGGACCCGGACCGCCGGGTGCTGATCAACACCGACGTCTGCGAGGGCTGCGGCGACTGCGGGGTGCAGTCGAACTGCGTGTCGATCGTGCCTGTCGAAACCGAGCTGGGCCGCAAGCGTGCCATCGACCAGTCCTCCTGCAACAAGGACTTCTCCTGCCTCAAAGGCTTCTGCCCGAGCTTCGTAACGGTCGAAGGCGGCACACCGCGCAAGAAGGTAGCGGCCGAGTTCGACCTGCCCGACATGCCCGCGCCGCAGTTGCCCGCGATTCAAGGCACCTTCAACACCGTGATCACCGGTGTCGGCGGCACCGGGGTCGTGACGCTTGGCGCGATCATGGCGCAGGCGGCGCATATCGACGGCAAGGGTGCCGGGATGATGGAAATGGCGGGTCTGGCCCAGAAGGGTGGCGCGGTGCTGGTGCATTTGCGGATTGCCGAGGACCCGGCGGATATTTCCGCGATCCGGGTGGCCGTCGGCGAATGCGATGCGCTCATCGGGGGCGAGCTTGTGGTGTCTGCCACGCCGTCGACATTGGGCCTGACCACGACAGGCCGCACGGGCGCAGTGGTGGACAGCCACGAGACGATCACGGGCGACTTCACGCGCAACACCGAGTTCCGCATCCCCGGCGACCGGCTCGCGCTATCCCTCGAAGCGCGGCTCCGGGAACGGCTTACGCTCTTCGACGCGACCGAACTGGCCGAGGCGCTGATGGGCGACTCGATCTTCTCCAACATGATGGTGCTGGGCGCGGCCTGGCAGAACGGGCTCGTGCCGATCAGCCGGGAGGCCCTGCACCGGGCCATCGAGCTCAATGGGCAGGCGCCCGCGCGCAATATCCGCGCCTTCGAGGTCGGGCGCTGGGTCGCCGCCGATCCCGACGCCGCGCATCGCGTCGCCGGATCGAAGGTCGTGGACAAACCCCTGACCCTCAAGGAACGGATTGCCTTTCGGGAGCGCCATCTGACGGCCTATCAGAACGGCAAGCTCGCGAAACGCTACCGCGCGATGATCGACGCGATGCCGCAGGAGCTGCGCGAGGCCGTGGCGCTCGGTTACCACAAGCTTCTGGCCTACAAGGACGAATACGAGGTCGCACGCCTCATGGCCGATACCCGCGCCAAGGCGGAAGCCGCCTTCGAAGGCGATCTCAAGCTTTCGGTTCATCTCGCGCCACCGGTGATGAGCGGTGAAGGGCCCGATGGCCGCCCCGCCAAACGCCAGTTCGGCGAGGGGATTCAGAAGCTCATGTCCAACGTGCTGCCCCGGTTGAAGGTGCTGCGTGGCACCGCGTTTGATCCCTTCGGACGCAGCGAGGACCGGCGCATGGAGCGGGCGCTTATCGCGGAATATGAAGCCGACATGGCGACGCTCCGTGACGGTTGGGCCACGGGCAATCACACGGCGGCCGAGGCCCTGGCTCGTCTGCCGCTCGACATCAGGGGGTTCGGTCCGGTGAAAGCCGCGAATGCCGCGAAGGCCGCGAAACGGCGCGAGGAGCTTCTGGCCGCGTTCAAGGCCGGTGATGCGCCCCTGTCCCGGGCCGCTGAATAA
- a CDS encoding tellurium resistance protein: MQPPFLKPAPKKPGIWRRTPPALFPPIFGLFGLGVAWRRAVDAWNAPFAMSEVIFGAVTLLYLFVLLAYVAKVLRRPGVVAEDLRVLPGRAGLAAMSLSGMLMAGGLIPVSEALASAVLVVAITVHALLLVLVIRALVTGPAEARTVTPVWHLTFVGFIISPIAAVPLGWLTFSTVVFWVTLALAVFIWGASVAQFVRRDVPAPLRPLLAIHVAPASVLGSVAMLLGYSYLSLGLGLFALVLVLLLVLRVRWLTEAGFSPLWGAFTFPAAAFAALMLLLGAAGMGELFRYVGAAVLVLATMGIPVVMWKVIQLWAKGVLAVKTNAAEA, from the coding sequence ATGCAACCGCCTTTCCTGAAGCCTGCGCCCAAGAAACCCGGTATCTGGCGGCGCACGCCGCCCGCGCTGTTCCCGCCGATTTTCGGACTCTTCGGTCTGGGCGTGGCCTGGCGCCGCGCCGTGGACGCCTGGAACGCACCCTTCGCGATGAGCGAGGTGATATTCGGCGCGGTGACGCTGCTCTATCTCTTCGTGCTCCTTGCCTATGTCGCCAAGGTCCTCCGCCGTCCCGGGGTCGTGGCCGAGGATCTGCGGGTTCTGCCCGGCCGGGCGGGGCTGGCGGCGATGTCGCTCTCGGGGATGCTGATGGCGGGCGGGCTCATCCCGGTGTCCGAGGCGCTCGCCAGTGCGGTACTGGTCGTGGCGATCACGGTGCACGCCCTGTTGCTGGTGCTGGTCATCCGGGCGCTGGTCACCGGGCCGGCCGAGGCGCGGACCGTGACGCCCGTCTGGCACCTGACCTTCGTCGGCTTCATAATCTCGCCCATCGCCGCGGTCCCGCTCGGATGGCTGACCTTTTCCACGGTCGTCTTCTGGGTCACGCTGGCCTTGGCGGTCTTTATCTGGGGCGCGTCCGTCGCGCAGTTCGTCCGGCGCGACGTGCCCGCGCCGCTGCGCCCGCTCCTCGCGATCCATGTGGCCCCGGCGAGCGTGCTCGGGTCGGTGGCGATGCTGCTCGGCTATTCCTATCTGTCGCTGGGTCTCGGCCTTTTCGCGCTGGTCCTTGTCCTGCTTCTGGTCCTGCGTGTCCGGTGGCTGACCGAGGCCGGGTTTTCGCCGCTCTGGGGAGCTTTCACCTTTCCGGCGGCGGCCTTTGCCGCACTCATGCTGCTTCTCGGCGCGGCAGGGATGGGTGAGTTGTTCCGCTATGTCGGTGCGGCGGTGCTCGTCCTCGCGACGATGGGCATTCCGGTCGTCATGTGGAAGGTGATCCAGCTTTGGGCGAAGGGCGTGCTCGCGGTCAAGACCAACGCGGCCGAGGCTTAA
- the purL gene encoding phosphoribosylformylglycinamidine synthase subunit PurL, translating to MQEPEITEDLIAAHGIKPDEYANILRILNRAPNFTELGIFSAMWNEHCSYKSSKKWLRTLPTTGPQVICGPGENAGVVDIGDGQAIVFKMESHNHPSYIEPYQGAATGVGGILRDVFTMGARPIAAMNSLSFGEVDHPKTKRLVHGVVEGIGGYGNCFGVPNVGGEVRFHAAYNGNCLVNAFAAGLADADKIFYSAASGVGMPVVYLGAKTGRDGVGGATMASAEFDDTIEEKRPTVQVGDPFTEKRLMEATLELMKTGAVISIQDMGAAGLTCSAVEMGDKGELGIRLNLDDVPQREANMTAYEMMLSESQERMLMVLNPEKEAEARAVFEKWDLDFAIVGETIPEDRFLIMHGGACKADLPLRALSGNAPEYDRPWVETPDAAPLADVPQIDAIDGLKGLISSPNYAAKQWVYEQYDHMVMADTVRRPGLGAGIVRVHGTDKAIAFTSDVTPRYVKANPVEGGKQAVAEAYRNLTAVGALPLATTDNLNFGNPEKPEIMGQFVGALKGIGEAVAALDMPIVSGNVSLYNETDGKGILPTPTIGAIGLLKNLEADLIGGLAREGHVALVIGETTGHLGQSALLAEVFNREDGDAPHVDLAAEKLNGDFIRANGANIAACTDLSDGGLALAAFEMAEAAGVGVSLDAADTPTLFGEDQARYLVACDMDQAEALMVAAGQAGVTIATVGKFTGSTVKLGGSEAPLADLAAIYRASFAEKAA from the coding sequence ATGCAAGAGCCCGAGATCACCGAAGACCTGATTGCGGCCCACGGGATCAAGCCCGACGAATACGCCAATATCCTGCGCATCCTGAACCGGGCGCCGAACTTCACCGAACTGGGCATCTTTTCGGCCATGTGGAACGAGCATTGTTCCTACAAGTCCTCCAAGAAATGGCTGCGCACCCTGCCCACCACCGGCCCGCAGGTCATCTGCGGCCCCGGCGAGAACGCGGGCGTCGTAGACATCGGTGACGGTCAGGCCATCGTCTTCAAGATGGAGAGCCACAACCACCCCTCCTACATCGAACCCTATCAGGGGGCCGCGACGGGTGTGGGCGGCATCCTGCGCGACGTCTTCACCATGGGCGCGCGGCCCATCGCGGCAATGAACTCGCTGTCCTTCGGCGAGGTCGATCACCCCAAGACCAAGCGCCTCGTTCATGGTGTGGTTGAGGGCATCGGCGGCTACGGCAACTGTTTTGGCGTGCCTAATGTCGGCGGCGAAGTGCGCTTTCATGCCGCCTACAACGGCAACTGCCTCGTGAACGCCTTCGCCGCGGGTCTCGCGGATGCGGACAAGATCTTCTACTCGGCCGCCTCGGGCGTGGGCATGCCGGTGGTCTATCTTGGCGCAAAGACCGGGCGTGACGGCGTCGGCGGGGCCACGATGGCCTCGGCCGAGTTCGACGACACCATCGAGGAAAAACGCCCCACCGTTCAGGTCGGCGACCCCTTCACCGAAAAGCGCCTGATGGAAGCCACGCTCGAACTGATGAAGACCGGCGCGGTGATCTCCATTCAGGACATGGGGGCCGCCGGGCTTACCTGTTCCGCCGTGGAAATGGGCGACAAGGGCGAGTTGGGCATCCGCCTCAACCTCGACGACGTGCCGCAGCGCGAAGCCAATATGACCGCCTACGAGATGATGCTCTCCGAATCTCAGGAACGCATGCTCATGGTGTTGAACCCGGAGAAAGAGGCCGAGGCCCGCGCCGTGTTCGAAAAATGGGACCTCGATTTCGCCATCGTGGGCGAGACGATCCCCGAGGACCGCTTCCTCATCATGCACGGCGGCGCGTGCAAGGCCGACCTGCCGCTGCGCGCGTTGTCGGGTAATGCGCCGGAATACGACCGCCCCTGGGTGGAGACACCGGATGCCGCGCCGCTGGCCGACGTGCCCCAGATCGACGCCATTGACGGTCTGAAGGGCCTCATCTCATCTCCCAACTACGCCGCGAAACAGTGGGTCTACGAACAGTATGACCACATGGTCATGGCCGATACCGTGCGCCGTCCGGGTCTGGGTGCCGGGATCGTGCGGGTGCACGGCACCGACAAGGCGATTGCGTTTACCTCCGACGTGACGCCCCGCTATGTGAAGGCCAACCCGGTCGAGGGCGGGAAACAGGCCGTGGCTGAAGCTTATCGCAACCTCACCGCCGTGGGCGCGCTGCCGCTCGCAACCACGGACAACCTGAACTTCGGCAACCCCGAGAAGCCCGAGATCATGGGCCAGTTCGTGGGTGCGCTGAAAGGCATCGGCGAGGCCGTCGCGGCGCTCGACATGCCCATCGTCTCGGGCAACGTGTCGCTCTACAACGAAACCGACGGCAAGGGCATCCTGCCCACCCCCACCATCGGCGCGATCGGGCTTCTGAAGAACCTCGAGGCCGACCTGATCGGCGGGCTTGCACGTGAAGGCCATGTCGCGCTCGTGATCGGCGAGACCACCGGCCACCTCGGCCAGTCCGCCCTCCTCGCCGAGGTCTTCAATCGCGAAGACGGTGATGCGCCCCATGTGGACCTTGCGGCCGAGAAGCTCAACGGCGACTTCATCCGCGCGAACGGCGCCAACATCGCCGCCTGCACCGATCTGTCGGACGGCGGCCTCGCCCTCGCCGCCTTCGAGATGGCGGAAGCCGCGGGCGTTGGCGTCTCGCTTGACGCGGCCGACACGCCGACGCTCTTTGGCGAGGATCAGGCGCGCTACCTCGTCGCCTGCGACATGGACCAGGCCGAGGCGCTCATGGTCGCCGCCGGTCAAGCAGGCGTCACCATCGCGACGGTCGGAAAGTTCACCGGCTCTACGGTGAAACTGGGCGGCTCCGAAGCGCCGCTCGCTGATCTCGCCGCGATCTATCGCGCGTCCTTCGCCGAGAAAGCCGCCTGA
- a CDS encoding BolA/IbaG family iron-sulfur metabolism protein — MAMDGSEIEALIRESFPNAKITITDLAGDGNHWSAEVIDESFRGMNRVQQQRAVYASLKGKMDGPNGDLHALALTTKAPA, encoded by the coding sequence ATGGCCATGGATGGATCGGAAATCGAAGCCCTCATTCGAGAGAGCTTTCCGAACGCGAAAATCACGATCACCGACCTTGCCGGAGACGGCAATCACTGGTCGGCGGAGGTGATCGACGAGAGTTTCCGGGGCATGAACCGCGTCCAGCAACAGCGCGCGGTCTACGCCTCACTCAAGGGCAAGATGGACGGGCCGAACGGCGACCTTCACGCGCTCGCCCTGACCACGAAAGCGCCCGCCTGA
- a CDS encoding LysR family transcriptional regulator: MDWDKLRIFHAVADAGSLTHAGDTLNLSQSAVSRQIRGLEESLNATLFHRHARGLILTEQGELLFDATRSMAQRLDAAEARIRDSKEEVFGELRVTTTTGFGSLWLAPRLNKLYEKFPDLRIDLMLEERVLDLPMREADVAIRLKEPSQADLIRKRLMGVNMRLYASKDYLDARGRPEKIEDLSHHRLICQNVNSTQVSAGSTYTQELLTYNIPSLLTVNNYFGVLQATLNGLGIGVLPDYILADFPDIERVLPPSESREIPVFLAYPEELRHSKRIAAFRDFVTEEIFEHRKNLHESGDT; this comes from the coding sequence ATGGATTGGGACAAGCTCAGAATATTTCACGCCGTGGCGGATGCCGGGTCGCTCACCCATGCGGGTGACACCCTCAACCTGTCCCAGTCGGCGGTGAGCCGCCAGATTCGCGGTCTCGAGGAAAGCCTGAACGCCACCCTGTTCCACCGCCATGCGCGCGGACTGATTCTCACCGAACAGGGCGAACTGCTGTTCGATGCGACCCGGTCCATGGCGCAGCGTCTCGACGCCGCCGAAGCCCGGATCCGCGATTCGAAGGAAGAGGTCTTCGGTGAGCTGCGCGTGACCACGACCACCGGGTTCGGCTCACTCTGGCTCGCACCGCGGCTCAACAAGCTTTACGAGAAGTTCCCCGACCTCCGGATCGACCTGATGCTCGAGGAACGGGTTCTCGACCTTCCGATGCGGGAAGCCGATGTCGCGATCCGACTGAAAGAGCCGTCACAGGCTGACCTGATCCGCAAGCGGCTCATGGGCGTGAACATGCGGCTTTACGCCTCCAAGGACTATCTCGACGCACGCGGTCGACCCGAGAAGATCGAGGACCTGTCGCACCACCGGCTCATCTGCCAGAACGTGAATTCCACGCAAGTCAGCGCCGGTTCGACCTATACGCAGGAACTCCTCACCTACAACATTCCCTCGCTCCTGACCGTGAACAACTACTTCGGGGTGCTTCAGGCCACGTTGAACGGTCTCGGGATCGGGGTGCTGCCGGACTATATCCTTGCCGATTTCCCCGACATCGAACGGGTCCTGCCGCCCTCGGAAAGCCGGGAGATCCCGGTGTTTCTCGCCTATCCCGAAGAATTGCGGCATTCCAAACGCATCGCGGCCTTCCGCGACTTCGTGACGGAAGAGATCTTCGAGCACCGCAAGAACCTTCACGAGTCGGGCGACACCTGA
- the tkt gene encoding transketolase, whose protein sequence is MDIPALREQHPDHWMKAAAVRMLAVDAVQAANSGHPGMPMGMADVATVLFEKHLKFDPSRPDWPDRDRFVLSAGHGSMLIYALLHLTGYADMTIDEVKNFRQWGAKTAGHPEYGHAAGIETTTGPLGQGLSTAVGMAMAEEMLRARFGAKVQDHFTYVIAGDGCLMEGISQEAIGLAGKQKLAKLIVLWDNNNISIDGEISMSDVTDQRARFKASGWHVLACDGHDPEDIDRALTEAKKSKKPTLIDCKTHIGFGSSKQDSAKAHGSPLGDEEIAKLRETYGWNATAFEIPANVAQDWKAIGERGVEARRAWEGRVADLSDQRQKELSRVFSLEAPSKLSARIKALKKQISDEKPKVATRKASEMVLEIVNPIMPENIGGSADLTGSNNTLTGDLGIFDPKNRKGRYVHFGIREHGMAAAMNGLVLHGGIRPYGGTFMAFTDYARGAIRLSSLMGIPVTYVMTHDSIGLGEDGPTHQPVEHLAIWRATPNTWTFRPCDTVETAEAWELALTSKSTPSCLALSRQNLATLRTEHKNTNLTAKGAYVLAEAEGKRQAILMATGSEVEIAMKARDLLQEEGIGTRVVSMPCMELFAQQDDAYRRKVLPPGPVRVGVEAALRAGGWDRWLLGERGSEKKAAFVGMEGFGASAPAPKLYEEFGITAENVAATVKKLIG, encoded by the coding sequence GTGGACATTCCCGCCCTTCGCGAACAACACCCCGACCATTGGATGAAGGCCGCCGCCGTGCGGATGCTGGCCGTAGATGCGGTGCAGGCCGCGAACTCGGGCCATCCGGGGATGCCGATGGGCATGGCGGATGTGGCCACGGTGCTCTTCGAGAAACACCTGAAGTTCGATCCGTCCCGCCCCGACTGGCCGGACCGGGACAGGTTCGTGCTGTCTGCCGGGCACGGGTCCATGCTGATCTATGCGCTCTTGCACCTGACCGGCTATGCCGACATGACGATCGACGAGGTGAAGAACTTCCGCCAGTGGGGCGCCAAGACCGCCGGGCACCCGGAATATGGCCACGCCGCCGGGATCGAAACGACGACCGGCCCGCTGGGTCAGGGTCTGTCCACGGCCGTCGGCATGGCGATGGCCGAAGAAATGCTCCGCGCCCGCTTCGGTGCCAAGGTGCAGGATCACTTCACCTATGTGATCGCCGGGGACGGCTGCCTCATGGAAGGCATCAGCCAGGAGGCCATCGGGCTGGCCGGCAAGCAGAAGCTCGCGAAGCTGATCGTCCTGTGGGACAACAACAACATCTCCATCGACGGCGAGATTTCCATGTCCGACGTCACCGACCAGCGCGCCCGGTTCAAGGCATCAGGCTGGCACGTGCTCGCCTGTGACGGCCATGACCCCGAGGACATCGACCGGGCTCTGACCGAGGCGAAGAAGTCGAAGAAACCCACGCTCATCGACTGCAAGACCCACATCGGTTTCGGTTCGTCCAAACAGGACAGCGCCAAGGCGCATGGCTCGCCGCTCGGCGACGAGGAAATCGCGAAACTGCGCGAAACTTACGGCTGGAACGCCACCGCCTTCGAGATCCCCGCCAATGTGGCGCAGGACTGGAAAGCGATCGGCGAGCGCGGCGTCGAAGCGCGCCGCGCCTGGGAAGGCCGGGTGGCCGACCTCTCCGACCAGCGCCAGAAGGAACTGTCGCGGGTCTTCTCGCTCGAAGCACCGTCGAAGCTCTCGGCCCGGATCAAGGCGCTGAAAAAGCAGATCTCGGACGAAAAACCGAAGGTCGCGACCCGGAAGGCCTCGGAAATGGTGCTGGAGATCGTGAACCCGATCATGCCGGAAAACATCGGCGGCTCGGCCGACCTCACCGGGTCCAACAACACGCTGACCGGCGATCTGGGCATCTTCGACCCGAAAAACCGCAAGGGCCGTTACGTCCACTTCGGCATCCGCGAACACGGCATGGCGGCCGCGATGAACGGTCTGGTGCTTCACGGGGGCATCCGCCCTTATGGCGGCACCTTCATGGCCTTCACCGATTACGCTCGTGGCGCGATCCGTCTGTCCTCGCTCATGGGCATTCCCGTGACCTATGTGATGACCCACGATTCCATCGGTCTGGGCGAAGACGGCCCGACCCACCAGCCGGTCGAGCATCTCGCGATCTGGCGGGCGACGCCGAACACCTGGACCTTCCGTCCCTGTGACACGGTGGAGACCGCCGAAGCCTGGGAACTGGCGCTGACCTCGAAATCGACGCCCTCCTGCCTTGCCCTGTCCCGGCAGAACCTCGCGACGCTGCGCACCGAGCACAAGAACACGAACCTCACCGCCAAGGGCGCCTATGTGCTCGCCGAAGCGGAAGGCAAGCGCCAGGCGATCCTCATGGCCACGGGCTCCGAGGTGGAGATCGCCATGAAGGCGCGCGATCTTCTACAGGAAGAGGGCATCGGCACGCGCGTCGTGTCCATGCCCTGCATGGAGCTTTTCGCCCAGCAGGATGACGCCTATCGCCGCAAGGTGCTTCCCCCCGGCCCGGTCCGTGTGGGTGTGGAAGCAGCCCTGCGAGCCGGTGGCTGGGACCGCTGGCTTCTGGGCGAGCGCGGGTCCGAAAAGAAAGCGGCCTTCGTCGGCATGGAGGGCTTCGGTGCCTCGGCCCCGGCCCCGAAGCTTTACGAAGAGTTCGGCATCACTGCCGAAAACGTCGCAGCCACGGTCAAGAAGCTGATCGGCTGA
- a CDS encoding cell division protein ZapA has product MPDVVVAIGGREFEVACAEGEEHFLRSAAGMLDAEASSMISQIRHLTESRMLLMAGLMLADKTAGLDDSLRMAERRIAELEAALADASTGAAASEAVVDTLSGLVSRAEAIAAHVESKSG; this is encoded by the coding sequence ATGCCTGACGTCGTGGTGGCTATCGGTGGCCGGGAATTCGAGGTGGCCTGTGCCGAGGGCGAGGAACATTTTCTGAGGTCAGCGGCCGGGATGCTGGATGCCGAAGCCTCCTCCATGATCAGCCAGATCCGGCATTTGACCGAAAGCCGGATGCTCCTGATGGCGGGGCTCATGCTCGCCGACAAGACCGCCGGGCTCGACGACAGCCTCAGAATGGCCGAACGCCGGATTGCCGAGCTCGAGGCGGCGCTGGCCGACGCAAGCACGGGTGCGGCTGCCTCCGAAGCCGTGGTCGATACGCTCTCCGGGCTCGTGTCGCGGGCCGAGGCGATCGCGGCCCATGTGGAAAGCAAGTCAGGCTAG
- the grxD gene encoding Grx4 family monothiol glutaredoxin — translation MSAQDSIKSTVTSNDVVLYMKGTKEMPQCGFSSRVAGVLNFMGVEFKDVNVLADDEIRQGIKEYSDWPTIPQLYVKGEFVGGCDIITEMTLSGELDQLFDQEGITYNKDAAEKIREANA, via the coding sequence ATGAGCGCACAGGACAGCATCAAATCGACCGTCACCTCGAATGACGTCGTGCTTTACATGAAGGGCACGAAGGAAATGCCGCAATGCGGTTTCTCCTCCCGCGTGGCGGGCGTGCTCAATTTCATGGGGGTGGAATTCAAGGACGTGAACGTTCTGGCCGACGACGAGATCCGCCAGGGCATCAAGGAGTACTCCGACTGGCCGACGATCCCGCAGCTCTACGTCAAGGGCGAGTTCGTCGGCGGCTGCGATATCATCACCGAGATGACGCTCTCGGGTGAGCTGGACCAGCTTTTCGATCAGGAAGGCATCACCTACAACAAGGATGCCGCCGAGAAGATCCGCGAAGCCAACGCCTGA